In Pseudomonas sp. MYb327, one DNA window encodes the following:
- a CDS encoding NADH:flavin oxidoreductase — protein sequence MNPRPTPSAFSAIAIGPLTLKNRFIKAATNEGMSAGGVPSKQLVKLHSALVAGGTALTTVAYCAVSSDGRTLPNQLILAPSSVPHFKALTDAVHASGGLASAQITHGGCFTFIRERSTKRPLSASGGFNKIGLMSGMFLKQAMNEADMQQVVRDFAQGARLARQAGFDAVEIHMGHGYLLSQFISPMYNKRRDQYGGSLENRLRFPRRVLRAVLDAVGTEMAVICKYSITEGVRAGNSAEDGAQIARMLEEEGAHLLVLSAGMNAESITTMFGSSFPKENRVQQKNKIIALAMAIQRRKEPTVEFRELYLLEHARKVRAAVTMPLAYLGGAKSLASIEKIMAEGFDLVAMGRVLLAENDYVNKLASGASRDSICTACNRCVAMMYTPGGTSCVLGQPGDAVLNSQKAADR from the coding sequence ATGAATCCTCGTCCAACCCCGTCAGCGTTCAGCGCTATTGCGATTGGCCCACTGACCCTGAAAAACCGTTTTATCAAGGCCGCGACCAACGAGGGCATGAGTGCCGGGGGAGTGCCTTCCAAACAGCTGGTCAAGCTGCACTCGGCCCTGGTCGCGGGCGGTACTGCGCTGACCACCGTGGCCTATTGCGCGGTGAGCAGCGATGGCCGCACTTTGCCCAATCAATTGATCCTCGCGCCATCCAGCGTGCCGCATTTTAAGGCGCTGACCGACGCCGTGCACGCGTCTGGTGGCCTGGCCAGCGCGCAAATCACTCACGGTGGCTGCTTTACTTTTATTCGCGAGCGTTCGACCAAGCGTCCGCTGTCGGCCAGTGGCGGCTTTAACAAGATCGGATTGATGAGCGGCATGTTCCTCAAGCAGGCGATGAACGAAGCCGACATGCAACAAGTAGTGCGCGATTTCGCCCAAGGCGCGCGCCTGGCACGCCAGGCGGGTTTCGATGCGGTGGAAATCCACATGGGCCACGGCTACTTGCTGAGCCAGTTCATTTCGCCGATGTACAACAAGCGCCGCGACCAGTACGGCGGCAGCCTGGAAAACCGCCTGCGCTTTCCGCGCCGGGTGCTGCGCGCGGTACTCGATGCAGTCGGCACGGAAATGGCGGTGATCTGCAAGTACAGCATCACCGAAGGCGTGCGCGCCGGTAACAGCGCCGAAGACGGCGCACAGATCGCCCGCATGCTGGAAGAAGAGGGCGCACACCTGCTGGTACTCAGCGCCGGGATGAACGCCGAATCGATCACCACCATGTTCGGTTCTTCGTTCCCCAAGGAAAACCGCGTGCAGCAGAAGAACAAGATCATTGCCCTGGCGATGGCTATCCAGCGTCGCAAAGAGCCGACCGTGGAGTTTCGTGAGCTGTATTTGCTGGAGCATGCGCGCAAGGTGCGGGCGGCAGTGACGATGCCGCTGGCATATTTGGGCGGTGCCAAGAGCCTGGCGAGTATCGAAAAGATCATGGCCGAGGGCTTTGACCTGGTCGCCATGGGTCGGGTGTTGCTGGCCGAAAACGACTACGTCAATAAACTCGCCAGCGGCGCCAGTCGCGATTCGATCTGCACCGCCTGCAACCGCTGTGTGGCGATGATGTACACCCCCGGCGGCACCTCCTGCGTATTGGGCCAGCCCGGCGATGCCGTGTTGAACAGCCAGAAGGCGGCAGATCGCTAA